Proteins encoded in a region of the Deltaproteobacteria bacterium genome:
- the pcnB gene encoding polynucleotide adenylyltransferase PcnB: MLNSFDSEYPLIIERSEHCISRKMIDEDALKVMRRLLNNGYKAYLVGGGVRDLLLNKRPKDFDIATDATPQKVRALFRNSRIIGRRFPINHVYFKGNKIIEVATFRAVGDVETQEIEKPLPIKKDDTYGNPESDALRRDLTINGLFYDLDTFSIIDYVGGIEDLRNGVIRIIGDPDKRIVEDPVRMIRACRHAARTGFGIDRATYKAICDNAQFIKLSSPSRVSEEFVRELRGGSARASFELMKETRLLKYVSAPLWQAIERDSETWPRLELVLARIDDEFAKGTDISAAVLFLALVMGRIAFDMFESLGVEADGDALAPYWQVCPETLEELDLTHCHEADNDIELPRRQGRRRDKRSASSLLTMINKLFLPFGVSRKDREDMEKILRLRHFLLLHANDKRKLSQFRNNPTAQDAIMLMQLTLEDTRKVLKLRRLLAEPLFTTKGNNSHSPQRRNHRARRGRGRTCADVKKHIKSPIL; encoded by the coding sequence ATGCTTAATTCCTTTGACTCTGAATATCCACTAATCATTGAGCGCAGCGAGCATTGCATTTCCCGAAAAATGATCGATGAAGATGCGCTTAAAGTCATGCGCCGTTTGTTAAATAATGGTTATAAGGCGTATCTGGTAGGTGGTGGCGTAAGGGATTTGCTTTTAAACAAGCGGCCTAAGGATTTTGACATTGCCACGGACGCTACGCCACAAAAAGTGCGAGCTCTGTTTAGAAATAGTCGCATAATCGGCCGGCGCTTTCCCATTAATCACGTTTATTTTAAGGGGAACAAGATTATAGAGGTGGCTACGTTTAGGGCTGTTGGCGATGTAGAGACTCAAGAAATCGAGAAGCCTCTTCCCATAAAAAAAGATGATACATATGGCAATCCTGAGTCAGATGCTTTGCGCCGAGATTTGACTATTAATGGCTTGTTTTACGATCTCGATACCTTTTCAATAATCGATTACGTTGGCGGGATTGAGGATCTTCGAAATGGAGTTATTAGGATCATTGGGGATCCCGATAAGCGAATTGTAGAAGATCCAGTGCGCATGATTAGGGCTTGTCGCCATGCGGCAAGGACAGGGTTTGGGATAGATCGAGCGACTTATAAGGCAATCTGCGACAATGCGCAGTTTATCAAGCTTAGCTCACCATCGAGGGTGAGTGAGGAGTTTGTTAGGGAGCTTCGCGGCGGAAGTGCGCGTGCGTCGTTTGAATTGATGAAAGAGACTCGCCTGCTCAAATACGTTTCTGCACCTTTGTGGCAAGCAATTGAGCGCGATAGTGAAACGTGGCCAAGATTGGAACTCGTGTTGGCCCGCATAGACGACGAGTTTGCTAAGGGAACCGATATTTCGGCAGCGGTGTTGTTTTTAGCTTTAGTCATGGGCCGTATTGCGTTTGATATGTTTGAAAGTCTTGGCGTTGAAGCGGATGGTGATGCATTAGCTCCATACTGGCAGGTATGTCCGGAGACATTAGAGGAGCTGGATTTAACGCATTGCCATGAAGCGGATAATGATATTGAGCTTCCTAGAAGGCAGGGCCGGCGACGCGATAAGCGGAGCGCTAGCAGTTTGTTAACGATGATTAACAAACTGTTTTTGCCATTTGGAGTTTCGCGCAAGGACCGCGAAGATATGGAAAAAATTCTTCGCCTGCGACACTTCCTTCTTTTACACGCCAATGATAAGCGCAAGTTAAGTCAGTTTCGCAATAATCCCACTGCACAAGATGCCATAATGCTAATGCAACTTACGTTGGAAGATACTAGAAAAGTCCTTAAGTTGCGCCGACTTTTGGCAGAGCCGTTATTTACTACCAAAGGCAATAATTCTCACTCCCCACAGCGAAGGAATCACAGAGCTAGAAGGGGAAGAGGAAGAACTTGCGCAGATGTGAAAAAACACATAAAATCACCTATTTTATAG